In Parageobacillus sp. KH3-4, the genomic window GAGCGATGATCCGCAGCATCATGATCGAATTCCTTTCGCAAAAAAAAGTCGCTTCATGAACCATCATAACGGTTTGGCACCATTTGTCAAGCAAAGAAAAAACAATTATGATAAAAATGTCTGCAAAAACTTGCGCAATGAAAAGAGCGGTGAATAAGATGAAAAAGGTGTTGATTGTCGGCGCTGGAAATGGGGGCACGGCGCTATTAAAGCTGTTGGATCAAACGGCCATGTTTCAAATTATTGCCGTGGCAGATATTGATGCAAAGGCTCCCGGAATAAAAGTGGCGAAAGAAAGAAGCATTCCAACCGGAACGGACTGGCGTGCTTTCATAAGCGAAGAATTGGACCTTATTATTGAAGCGACGGGAAAGCAGGAAGTGTTAGAGGAGATTCGTGAACGACGCGCTGCAAATACGATCGTCGTTCCGGGAACCGTCGCGCAGATGATGGCCGAGCTTGTCAAAGACAAAGAAACGCTGATTGCGAAATTGAAAAGCGAAACAGCGCGGCGCGGTTTAATTTTTAATTCTGCACATGACGGAATGATTGTCGTCGACGAATTTGCGTACATTACGGATATGAATAATAGCGCTGCGGAAATGATTGAAGTGGATAAAGAGGAAGTCATTGGAAAACATATTTTGGAAGTTATTCCGGAGAGCGGATTGCCGCGAGTGTTAAAAACGAAACAAACCGAATTTCATCAAGAATTAAAATTAGAAAATGGCAAAAAAATTATTACAACACGGATTCCGATGATGGATGAAACGGGAAAACTGATCGGCGCGCTAGCTGTCTTTAAAGATGTTACAGAACTAGTAAAGCTAGCGGAAGAAATCACGGATTTAAAAGAAATGCGCATCATGCTTGAGGCGATTATCCATTCTTCGGAAGAAGCGATTTCGGTCGTCGATGAGCATGGCAACGGCATTTTCATCAATCCCGCTTATACGCGCATTACTGGTCTGTCGGAAGAAGAAGTCATCGGCAAGCCAGCAACTGCTGACATCGCTGAAGGGGAAAGCGTGCATATGCAAGTGCTAAAGACGCGCCGGCCCATTCGTGGCGTGCGCATGAAAGTTGGTCCGAAAAACCGTGATGTGGTGGTGAATGCGGCGCCAATCATTGTTGACGGCGTATTAAAAGGAAGCGTTGGCGTGATTCACGATGTTTCAGAAATTCAACGGCTCACAAACGAATTGAATCGGGCAAGACAAATTATCCGCACGCTGGAAGCAAAATATTCATTTGCCGATATTATTGGGACGTCGGAGGAGATAACGGTAGCGATCGAGCAGGCGAAATTGGCGGCAAAAACGCCGGCCACTATTTTGCTTCGCGGCGAATCTGGCACGGGGAAAGAATTATTCGCCCATGCGATTCATAATGCGAGTGATCGAAAATATAACAAATTTATTCGCGTGAATTGCGCGGCCATTTCTGAAACATTATTAGAGAGCGAATTGTTTGGCTACGAAGAAGGAGCGTTTTCCGGAGCGAAAAGGGGAGGAAAGCGAGGGTTATTTGAAGAAGCGAATAATGGAAGTATTTTCCTCGATGAAATTGGCGAACTTTCCGCTAATACGCAGGCAAAGTTGCTTCGTGTGCTGCAAGAAGGAGAAATCGTTCGCGTCGGCGGTACAAAACCGATTCCGATTAATGTTCGCGTCATTGCGGCAACAAATGTCAATTTAGAGAAAGCCATTGCGGAAGGAACGTTTCGGGAAGACTTATACTACCGGTTAAACCGTATGCCAATTTATATTCCTCCGTTGCGGACGAGAAAAGAAGATATCCCCGCGCTATGCCAGCATTTAATTCAAAAGCTTAACCAAGATTACGGACGCAATGTCGAAGGGGTGACGGCGGCTGCGCTCGATTATTTATTGTCTTACGATTGGCCCGGAAATGTTCGTGAATTAGAAAATGTATTAGGGAGAGCGATGATTTTTATGAAGTTTAATGAAGTGGTGATCGATGTTCATCATATTCCACCGCTTGATATTTCGAGAGAAGCCCCATCTTTTCATAAACATGAGAAGGGCTTGGAAATCCGCTCTCTTCGCGAGATGATGGAGCAATACGAAGCGAAAATCATCGAACAAGCGCTGCGGAAATATAACGACAATAAAACTGCAGCAGCGCGTGCGCTCGGTATTTCGATTCGCAATTTATATTACAAGTTGGAGAAATACGGAATTGCCAAAAAAAGCACGCAATAATTTGCGTGCTATGCAAATTATTGCATGATGAGAATGGTAAATAAAGCGTTTTCATTGTTTTTTTGTTGGCATGTTTTTTGCATTTTAATGAAGTACCTCCATAAATTCCATGAAGAGGTTGGTGCATTAGATGAAGCTGCAATCGTTGATCGATCATACAACAAAATTCCCCGATATGACAGTAGCTGTCGCGGCAGCGGAGGATGAAGAAGTCATCGATGCGGTGGCGATGGCGCTTGATCGCCATTTCGGAAAATTTGTGCTGTATGGGAATCAAGAACAAATTTTGCAACTGTTAAAGCGAAAAAATTATGTAAATTCGGACAGCATACAAATCGTTCATGTCGATTCTGCCGTACAAGCGGCTGAACTTGCCGTCAGAGCCGTTCATTTAAATAAGGCGAACGTGCTTATGAAAGGGAACGTCCCGACCGCCACGTTTTTAAAAGCGGTGTTAAACAAAGAATATGGTTTGCGCATGGGGAAAGTGCTTTCCCATGTTGCGGTATTTGAAATCCCCGGCTATGATCGGTTCATCATTGTAACAGATGCCGCGATGAATATTTCACCTGATTTAGAGCAAAAAGCGCAAATTATTTCGAATGCGGTTGCGGTGGCCCATGCGATTGGCATTGAAACGCCAAAAGTGGCACCGCTTGCGGCGGTGGAAGTAGTGAACCCATCCATGCCAGCAACAATGGATGCTGCGGCATTGACGATGATGCAAAAGCGCGGGCAAATAAAAGGGTGTGTTATTGACGGTCCGCTTGCGCTTGATAACGCTGTTTCGCTCAAGGCAGCCGAGCATAAGCGCATTGACAGCGAAGTCGCAGGGAAAGCAGATATTTTGCTCGTTCCTGACATTGAAGCGGGAAACATGCTGTATAAATCGCTCATTTATTTTGCGAACGCGAAAGTCGGCGCAATCATTGCTGGAGCAAAAGCGCCGATTGTCCTTACGTCGCGCGCTGATTCCGCAGAAAGCAAGCTTTACTCATTGGCCCTTGCTGTTTGCTCCGCATCGAAATAAAAGACTATTGTTGAGGAGGAAGTCACCATGAAACTTTTTAAATATATGGAACAATACGATTATGAACAATTGCTATTTTGCCAGGATAAAGAGTCAGGGCTAAAAGCGATTATCGCAATTCACGATACGACACTCGGACCGGCGTTAGGCGGCACGCGCATGTGGATGTATGAATCGGAAGAAGCGGCAATTGAAGACGCGCTTCGTTTAGCGCGCGGCATGACTTACAAAAACGCTGCAGCAGGACTGAATCTTGGCGGGGGAAAAGCCGTCATTATCGGCGACCCGCGCAAAGACAAAAATGAAGCGATGTTCCGGGCGTTTGGCCGCTTTATTCAAGGGTTAAACGGCCGCTATATTACGGCAGAAGATGTCGGCACGACGGTGGAAGACATGGATATTATTTATCAAGAAACCGATTATGTCACGGGAATTTCTCCTGAATTCGGTTCATCCGGAAATCCATCTCCGGCGACCGCCTATGGCGTTTACCGCGGTATGAAAGCGGCGGTGAAAGAAGCATTTGGCAGCGATTCACTCGAAGGAAAAGTCGTTGCCGTGCAAGGAGTCGGAAGCGTCGCGTACCACTTATGCCGTCATCTTCATGAAGAAGGGGCAAAACTGATCGTTACCGACATCAACAAAGAAGCGGTGCAGCGGGCGGTCGACGAGTTTGGCGCAAAAGCGGTGGACCCGAACGATATTTACGGCGTCGATTGCGATATTTTTGCGCCTTGCGCGCTCGGCGGCATTATTAACGATGAAACGATTCCGCAATTAAAAGCGAAGGTCATTGCTGGTTCAGCGAACAACCAGCTCAAAGAACCAAGACATGGCGACATCATTCATGAAATGGGGATTGTTTACGCGCCAGATTACGTGATTAACGCGGGCGGCGTCATTAACGTCGCGGATGAATTGTACGGTTATAATCGCGAGCGTGCGATGAAAAAAATTGAACAAATTTATGATAATATTGAGAAAGTATTTACGATTGCCAAACGTGACGGTATCCCAACATACAAAGCGGCGGACCGTCTCGCGGAAGAGCGGATTGAAACGATGCGCAAGTCCCGCAGCCAATTTTTGCAAAACGGCCACCACATTTTAAGCCGCCGTCGCGGTTGTTAATGGAAATCTGTTGGAAGCGGAACTCTTTTCCGCTTCCGCAGCCAGAATGGAGGTAACAATCGTTGCAAGCGCGGAAGTTTCGCATTTTAACAATCAATCCTGGATCGACCTCGACAAAAATCGGTGTGTTTGAAAATGAGCGCCCCATTTTGGAAAAAACGATCCGCCATGACTTAGAAACGTTGCAGCAATATCCATCGGTTACCGATCAATATGCATTTCGCAAACAGATGATTTTAGACGCGTTGGACGAAGAAGAGATCAACCTTTCCAAATTAAGTGCTGTCTGCGGTCGCGGCGGCTTGTTGCGCCCGATTGAAGGAGGAACGTACCGCGTCAATAAGCAGATGCTCGAGGATTTGCAAAAAGGCTATTCCGGACAGCACGCTTCCAATCTTGGCGGCATTTTAGCCTATGAAATTGCTTCTGATTTAAATATTCCCGCGTTTATTGTTGATCCTGTCGTTGTCGATGAACTCGAACCAATTGCCCGCATTTCCGGATTTGCGCTCATTGAGCGAAAAAGCATTTTCCACGCGTTAAACCAAAAAGCGGTGGCGCGCCGTGTCGCCAAGCAGCTTGGGAGACGATATGAAGAATTAAATTTGATCGTTGCTCATATGGGAGGCGGAATTACCGTCGGTGCCCATAAAAAAGGGAGAGTGGTGGATGTGAATAACGGGTTGGACGGGGAAGGTCCGTTTAGCCCGGAGCGAGCCGGCACAGTGCCCGCGGGAGATCTCGTTTCATTATGCTTCTCAGGAGAGTATTATCGCGATGAAGTAATGAACATGCTCGTCGGAAAAGGCGGGCTCGTTGGTTATCTTGGCACGAATGATGCGGTAAAAGTCGAAAAAATGATCGAAGCGGGAGATGAAAAGGCAAAGCTTGTCTATAGCGCAATGGCATATCAAGTGGCAAAAGAAATTGGCGCGGCAAGCGCCGTATTGGCAGGAAACGTCGATGCGATCATTTTGACAGGCGGGCTTGCATACGGGAAGCAATTTGTGAAGGAAATTATTGATCGAGTTGACTGGATTGCCGATGTGATCGTTCACCCCGGCGAAAATGAGCTGCAAGCACTTGCCGAAGGAGCGCTGCGTGTTTTGCGCGGAGAGGAAAAAGAGAAAGTATATCCGAACGGAAAATTCGCGACAGCGACCGTTTTGTAATGGAAAGGAGAAACGTTATGGCAAAAGAGTATGACCTCGTCATATTGGGCGGTGGTACGGGCGGCTACGTCGCTGCGATTCGCGCCTCGCAATTAGGGTTGAAAACGGCGGTTGTCGAAAAAGGCAAATTAGGCGGAACTTGCCTTCATGCCGGCTGCATTCCAAGCAAGGCATTGTTGCGCAGTGCCGAGGTATATGCACAAACAAAAAATAGCGAGGCGTTCGGTGTCATTGCGGGCGACGTGCGCCTCGATTT contains:
- the buk gene encoding butyrate kinase, whose product is MQARKFRILTINPGSTSTKIGVFENERPILEKTIRHDLETLQQYPSVTDQYAFRKQMILDALDEEEINLSKLSAVCGRGGLLRPIEGGTYRVNKQMLEDLQKGYSGQHASNLGGILAYEIASDLNIPAFIVDPVVVDELEPIARISGFALIERKSIFHALNQKAVARRVAKQLGRRYEELNLIVAHMGGGITVGAHKKGRVVDVNNGLDGEGPFSPERAGTVPAGDLVSLCFSGEYYRDEVMNMLVGKGGLVGYLGTNDAVKVEKMIEAGDEKAKLVYSAMAYQVAKEIGAASAVLAGNVDAIILTGGLAYGKQFVKEIIDRVDWIADVIVHPGENELQALAEGALRVLRGEEKEKVYPNGKFATATVL
- the bcd gene encoding branched-chain amino acid dehydrogenase yields the protein MKLFKYMEQYDYEQLLFCQDKESGLKAIIAIHDTTLGPALGGTRMWMYESEEAAIEDALRLARGMTYKNAAAGLNLGGGKAVIIGDPRKDKNEAMFRAFGRFIQGLNGRYITAEDVGTTVEDMDIIYQETDYVTGISPEFGSSGNPSPATAYGVYRGMKAAVKEAFGSDSLEGKVVAVQGVGSVAYHLCRHLHEEGAKLIVTDINKEAVQRAVDEFGAKAVDPNDIYGVDCDIFAPCALGGIINDETIPQLKAKVIAGSANNQLKEPRHGDIIHEMGIVYAPDYVINAGGVINVADELYGYNRERAMKKIEQIYDNIEKVFTIAKRDGIPTYKAADRLAEERIETMRKSRSQFLQNGHHILSRRRGC
- the yqiS gene encoding phosphate butyryltransferase, with the protein product MKLQSLIDHTTKFPDMTVAVAAAEDEEVIDAVAMALDRHFGKFVLYGNQEQILQLLKRKNYVNSDSIQIVHVDSAVQAAELAVRAVHLNKANVLMKGNVPTATFLKAVLNKEYGLRMGKVLSHVAVFEIPGYDRFIIVTDAAMNISPDLEQKAQIISNAVAVAHAIGIETPKVAPLAAVEVVNPSMPATMDAAALTMMQKRGQIKGCVIDGPLALDNAVSLKAAEHKRIDSEVAGKADILLVPDIEAGNMLYKSLIYFANAKVGAIIAGAKAPIVLTSRADSAESKLYSLALAVCSASK
- a CDS encoding sigma 54-interacting transcriptional regulator translates to MKKVLIVGAGNGGTALLKLLDQTAMFQIIAVADIDAKAPGIKVAKERSIPTGTDWRAFISEELDLIIEATGKQEVLEEIRERRAANTIVVPGTVAQMMAELVKDKETLIAKLKSETARRGLIFNSAHDGMIVVDEFAYITDMNNSAAEMIEVDKEEVIGKHILEVIPESGLPRVLKTKQTEFHQELKLENGKKIITTRIPMMDETGKLIGALAVFKDVTELVKLAEEITDLKEMRIMLEAIIHSSEEAISVVDEHGNGIFINPAYTRITGLSEEEVIGKPATADIAEGESVHMQVLKTRRPIRGVRMKVGPKNRDVVVNAAPIIVDGVLKGSVGVIHDVSEIQRLTNELNRARQIIRTLEAKYSFADIIGTSEEITVAIEQAKLAAKTPATILLRGESGTGKELFAHAIHNASDRKYNKFIRVNCAAISETLLESELFGYEEGAFSGAKRGGKRGLFEEANNGSIFLDEIGELSANTQAKLLRVLQEGEIVRVGGTKPIPINVRVIAATNVNLEKAIAEGTFREDLYYRLNRMPIYIPPLRTRKEDIPALCQHLIQKLNQDYGRNVEGVTAAALDYLLSYDWPGNVRELENVLGRAMIFMKFNEVVIDVHHIPPLDISREAPSFHKHEKGLEIRSLREMMEQYEAKIIEQALRKYNDNKTAAARALGISIRNLYYKLEKYGIAKKSTQ